Proteins found in one Cobetia sp. L2A1 genomic segment:
- a CDS encoding CHAT domain-containing protein: protein MSIETLRNRIAQLEKEKANLEKSLSRERESARKRQAEIAQVSRSINKNMSLSMLSSKKRQIELKQKQLSAYEKKAADFQIKVANKNSEIMRKLSEADRAARQAQRYNIQDEKRRQDKQIHHSKQVTRELKLQSQIHNQLSSNPIVVKFADLPKKINVLFIASNPKDQTQLKLDEEIRAITRKIRESEYRDAIELKAIWATRPDDLLQAVNEHKPTVVHFSGHGSDQGELVFQDDSGSTKLVSLKSIVQFFKVMASGIELVVFNACYSHSQAEEVTNHVKAAIGMSDSVGDEAARVFAAQLYSAIGFGKNVHDAFEQAKVALLLAGIPEENIPELFVADGVETNSLILVQPQT from the coding sequence ATGTCTATTGAAACTCTGCGGAATCGCATAGCTCAGCTGGAAAAAGAGAAGGCTAACCTCGAAAAGTCGCTGAGCCGAGAACGGGAAAGCGCACGAAAAAGACAAGCTGAGATTGCGCAAGTGTCACGCTCGATCAATAAGAACATGTCGTTGAGCATGCTGTCTTCTAAAAAGCGTCAGATTGAGTTAAAGCAGAAGCAATTGAGTGCGTATGAGAAGAAGGCAGCTGATTTTCAGATCAAAGTGGCTAATAAGAATTCGGAAATCATGAGAAAACTCAGTGAAGCGGATAGGGCTGCAAGACAGGCACAGCGGTATAACATACAGGATGAAAAAAGACGGCAAGACAAACAGATTCATCACTCGAAGCAGGTCACAAGGGAGCTTAAACTTCAGTCGCAAATTCACAATCAGTTATCGTCAAATCCAATTGTTGTGAAATTTGCAGACTTGCCGAAGAAAATTAACGTTCTATTTATTGCATCGAACCCAAAGGATCAAACACAGCTAAAGCTGGATGAGGAAATTCGAGCTATTACTAGAAAAATTCGGGAGTCAGAGTATCGAGATGCGATCGAGCTAAAGGCAATTTGGGCCACACGTCCGGATGACCTGCTGCAGGCTGTCAACGAGCACAAACCAACAGTCGTTCATTTCAGTGGTCATGGTTCGGATCAAGGAGAACTCGTTTTCCAAGATGACTCTGGGAGTACTAAATTAGTTTCACTTAAATCCATTGTTCAATTTTTCAAGGTGATGGCTTCAGGAATTGAGCTTGTGGTGTTCAACGCATGCTATTCTCATTCACAGGCAGAGGAAGTGACAAACCATGTCAAAGCGGCAATTGGCATGAGTGATTCCGTCGGAGATGAAGCCGCTCGTGTATTCGCCGCTCAGCTGTATTCAGCAATTGGCTTTGGAAAAAACGTTCACGATGCCTTTGAACAAGCAAAAGTAGCACTTCTACTTGCAGGAATTCCGGAAGAAAATATTCCTGAGCTGTTCGTGGCTGATGGAGTCGAAACTAATAGCTTGATCCTTGTGCAACCACAAACCTAG
- a CDS encoding PIN domain-containing protein encodes MNYMFLDTCVLLDISTKRSDLALVSALEILLSSNSVKLVLADLVVEEYERNKDSVAKKTTQRLSQEFRQVKAVVNEFAGEKQAATISVLNDINARLPLLTEASYSTIRRVERLIESAVVTAVSERSKIAAVHRGLEKKAPFHISKNSVADAVIIEQFFEFMCGLNSGDDTCIFITHNHNDFSSKDHRKPHSDFDEIFSSSHSFYFNSLVPAINHIDSDLLSEVEFEHDFSEETRGLREILDSMDELVDKVWFNRHQNHMRLIENGRIKIVPEGTERYDSNIIHENIFQGAIKSAELIEGKYEDTGPWSDFEWGMLNGKLSALRWVLGDEWDMLDT; translated from the coding sequence ATGAATTATATGTTCCTCGATACGTGTGTGTTACTGGATATTTCTACGAAAAGAAGTGATCTCGCGCTTGTGTCCGCATTAGAGATCCTGTTGAGTTCGAACAGCGTAAAATTAGTTTTGGCTGACCTGGTTGTTGAAGAGTATGAGCGAAATAAGGATAGTGTGGCGAAGAAAACTACACAACGCTTGTCTCAAGAGTTCAGGCAGGTCAAGGCTGTGGTAAATGAGTTTGCTGGTGAAAAGCAAGCGGCAACCATAAGCGTTCTAAATGATATCAATGCAAGGCTACCTCTTTTAACCGAGGCAAGCTATTCAACTATTCGTAGAGTTGAAAGGCTGATCGAGTCGGCGGTGGTAACTGCAGTTAGTGAGCGTTCAAAAATCGCTGCCGTTCATCGTGGGCTAGAAAAAAAAGCGCCATTTCATATAAGCAAAAACTCTGTTGCAGATGCTGTCATTATTGAACAGTTTTTCGAGTTTATGTGTGGTCTAAATAGTGGCGATGATACTTGTATTTTTATTACCCATAACCATAACGACTTTTCCTCGAAAGATCATCGTAAACCGCATTCGGATTTTGACGAGATATTTTCATCTTCGCATTCTTTTTATTTTAATAGTCTAGTCCCCGCTATTAACCACATTGATTCTGACTTGCTTTCCGAAGTTGAGTTCGAGCATGACTTTTCAGAAGAAACCAGAGGATTGAGAGAAATATTGGACTCTATGGATGAGTTGGTCGATAAGGTCTGGTTTAATCGCCATCAAAACCATATGCGGCTCATCGAAAATGGTAGAATTAAAATAGTTCCTGAGGGAACTGAGCGCTATGACTCAAATATAATTCATGAGAATATTTTCCAGGGTGCTATAAAATCAGCTGAACTTATTGAAGGAAAGTATGAAGATACAGGCCCGTGGAGTGACTTTGAGTGGGGAATGCTAAATGGGAAGTTATCAGCGCTACGTTGGGTACTAGGTGATGAATGGGATATGTTGGACACATAA
- a CDS encoding HNH endonuclease yields MSDKENKYGLKRYVPSDIRAKIRRDAGFGCVICGCVLVDYEHIDPEFSQAKEHNPEKMTLLCISCHGRVSRKIISKRAVWEAKNNPRSLHDGFVHDLLFVNTEEMEIKIGNSSSKSTKIILTICGKPIIWFEPPFEDGEPSKLCAIFYDENGKAISYVNRNQFTALSTNQDVWSKSTKLSITSNDVRCLVMDREGDSVLHISKMQGKYLDTSVTIDSQDRLIMTQGVSTLTIGALRVENCGSAIVLGDIPAIAKYNKLSLAVSIAYNYGAKAVLDLKNKFAGWIVNGEIFNRKYELVGFMRAKKVYSIANEFIGSLNGSYIAHMDDCYENGEPIFVSPENMEFKRNNPSIGYDVSFRLL; encoded by the coding sequence ATGAGTGATAAAGAGAATAAGTATGGTTTAAAGCGTTATGTGCCTTCTGATATTCGAGCGAAAATAAGAAGGGATGCTGGGTTTGGATGTGTTATTTGTGGATGTGTGCTTGTTGACTATGAGCATATTGATCCTGAATTTAGTCAGGCGAAAGAGCACAATCCTGAAAAAATGACTCTGCTTTGCATATCTTGTCATGGGAGGGTTTCAAGAAAGATAATATCCAAAAGAGCCGTTTGGGAAGCCAAGAATAACCCTAGATCACTACATGATGGCTTTGTACACGATCTCTTGTTTGTCAATACTGAAGAAATGGAGATCAAGATCGGAAACTCATCGTCGAAGAGTACGAAGATAATACTAACTATATGTGGAAAACCTATCATATGGTTTGAGCCTCCTTTCGAGGACGGAGAGCCTAGTAAGTTATGCGCCATTTTTTATGATGAAAATGGGAAAGCAATTTCTTACGTAAATCGCAACCAATTTACTGCGCTCTCAACTAACCAGGATGTTTGGAGCAAGTCCACAAAGCTATCAATAACCTCAAATGATGTCAGATGCTTAGTCATGGATAGGGAAGGAGATAGTGTACTTCACATTTCAAAAATGCAGGGAAAATATTTAGATACGTCAGTTACAATAGATAGTCAAGATAGATTAATAATGACTCAAGGTGTCTCAACATTAACTATCGGTGCGCTTCGGGTCGAGAACTGTGGTTCTGCTATTGTTCTTGGTGATATACCAGCGATAGCGAAGTATAATAAATTGTCTCTGGCGGTTTCGATTGCGTATAATTATGGCGCTAAAGCCGTTTTAGATCTAAAGAATAAGTTTGCTGGCTGGATTGTTAATGGGGAAATTTTTAATCGAAAGTATGAGCTGGTAGGGTTCATGAGGGCAAAGAAAGTTTATAGTATCGCTAACGAGTTTATAGGCTCCTTGAATGGATCATATATTGCTCATATGGATGATTGCTATGAAAATGGAGAGCCCATTTTCGTATCGCCAGAAAACATGGAGTTTAAGCGTAACAATCCCAGCATAGGATATGATGTTAGCTTTAGGCTGTTATGA
- a CDS encoding DUF2971 domain-containing protein — protein sequence MLFHYTSLNGLLGIIDSNSIWASHTDYLNDSIEIQHALRLLESFSRNIYMEDDYLSSFGWAVGQGIRNMVRATEYICSFSREADLLSQWRGYCPKGSGVCLGFDEKIIRDYCNANGFVFSKCLYNENEQKEDIKKILNDCYQSFPKPLISRDEYNSLEVEKQCEYDACYREHLTIGLGKKEADFAIEKLCKEIQEYAPLIKDGGFYEENEWRVVVSNPKGKISYRVVDSYLVPYMNISFLENSKDALKKIVIGPNPNAQKCAASIKLALKSKGFMNTQVEISSIPFNNW from the coding sequence ATGCTTTTTCATTACACAAGTTTAAATGGCCTTTTAGGCATTATAGATAGCAATAGTATATGGGCTAGTCATACTGATTATCTTAATGATTCTATTGAAATTCAGCATGCATTAAGGCTTCTTGAGTCATTTTCACGCAATATTTACATGGAAGACGACTATCTTTCTTCATTTGGCTGGGCTGTCGGGCAAGGTATTCGTAATATGGTCCGTGCAACGGAGTATATTTGTAGTTTTAGTAGGGAGGCTGATTTACTTAGTCAGTGGAGAGGATACTGCCCTAAAGGGTCAGGAGTATGCCTTGGTTTTGATGAAAAAATAATTCGTGATTACTGTAATGCTAATGGCTTTGTTTTTTCTAAATGCTTATATAATGAAAATGAGCAAAAGGAAGATATAAAGAAGATATTAAATGACTGCTATCAGAGTTTCCCGAAGCCTTTAATTTCAAGGGATGAATATAACTCTCTTGAAGTGGAAAAACAATGTGAGTATGACGCTTGTTATAGGGAGCATTTAACTATCGGTTTAGGTAAGAAAGAAGCTGATTTTGCTATAGAGAAGTTGTGTAAAGAGATCCAGGAGTATGCTCCATTGATTAAGGACGGCGGATTTTATGAAGAAAATGAGTGGCGTGTAGTAGTAAGTAATCCTAAGGGAAAGATCTCTTACCGCGTAGTAGACTCTTACTTAGTGCCTTATATGAATATATCATTTCTTGAAAACAGTAAGGATGCGCTAAAAAAAATAGTTATTGGGCCCAATCCTAATGCGCAAAAGTGTGCAGCCTCTATAAAGTTGGCCCTTAAATCTAAAGGGTTTATGAATACACAAGTTGAAATATCTTCAATCCCCTTTAATAATTGGTGA